The DNA region CGCGAAATCGACAATAAAGGTCGCATTAATCTAACTCGCCTCGGTATCCACCCCGATGAAGCTGCTGCTGCTCGCGAAGAAGCAAATTAATTTCTTTTTTGCTCAATTGCAGAAAACCATTTAATTCATTACAGCTTGTTTGATGGTGATAATCCTCCAGTTTCTGGGGGATTTTTCTTTGGCTAAATCTTGGGTGAAATGGGGCGAAGGGTTATGATGTGGCTTTGGTAATGGCGCAAGGATATTTTTAGAAACAGTGGACTATGATTTGGTCATTATTGGGGCGACACGGGCGGGGTTAAATCTTGCTCAAAAGGCGATCGCCGAAGGTCAGCGAGTGGCTTTAATTCAGCAAGTTTCTCAGCCATTACAGGATATTCAGTTACGGGCTTTAGAACGAGTTTTATTGCATAACGCAATTACAAGTTGGGAACAGTTACAGACAGAAATAACGGCGGCGATCGCCCCAACGGATTTTTATGAGCCGCTTGCTAAATTAATCGAAAAAGGTGTGGATGTTGTGCCAGAAAGGGGCAAATTTCACTGGCGACCTAACCCTGTTTTTGTGACAGAAAAACGAGAATTTCAAGGAAACAATTATGCGATCGCCACAGGTACAGTTTGGCAACAAACGGATGATCCACGACACTTAACTTTTCCCGATTTTTTACAGCCACAAACTTGGAAAAAGCTTCGGCCGAAAATTCTTTTTCAGGGCATTACACCTGCGCTGCTAGCCCTTGCCTATACCCTTTGCAAACAAGGCAAACAGGTTCAATTTTTACTGGGCTTTCAGTTTTTCAGTGCGGAAGATCAACAACTCACCCATCGTCTCCAAACCTTTCTTGAAGTTGAAGGCATTGAAATTTATCGGAATCCTGCCGCGTCAGACATAGCTAAACTTCTTAATCGAAAAGATATCAACATTATCGATGGCGATCGCCGACAGGGAAATATTACCCATTTAAATTTGCCGCCGCGCTGTTTTCGAGGCAAGCAACCATGGCTGAAGGTTAACCATCGACTGCAAGCACCGGCATCTAATATTTATGGATGTGGCTCAGTGTTAGGAGGCTATGATTTAACCGAGGTGGCGATCGCCGAAACTAGTTACCTTGCCCAATCAATTACCGCAAAAAAAGCACAACTTTGTCCCTATCATTTAGTGCCCTATCGATTGTTTGAGCCTTACCCTTTTGACCATGTGGGTTATCAGCCAAAAGATTTACCGAGCGATGGTATTACCCTCGAAAAAACGTTTTACTTAGATTATGTTGATCAGCATCGTTTCCCCTTCGATGTAACAATTAAGTTGTGGCTGTCTAAAGAAGAAAAAATATTAGGGGCAACTGTGCTCGGCGATCGCTCTGGCAAATTGATCTACCATTGCCGAGATTTGATTCAAACCCAGCAAACCTTTAAGTCGTGGCAGAATCTCCTAGAATATTCGGGGATAGCGGCGGAGATTTGTTGGTAATGGACGCAAAATTTATCGTTTTTGAAGGAATTGACGGGTCAGGTAGCTCCACCCAAGCCGAGCTTTTATATCAACATTTTCAGGCGCTAAATATCGCCGCCGTCCTCAGCCCAGAACCCTCTAACGGCATGATCGGTAATCTGGTGCGAGAAGCCCTCCGCCAACGGATTCGTTTTACAACAGATCCTGTGCAATTTAATCGCCAAATGGCCTATCTGTTTGCTGGCGATCGCCACGACCATTTGTATAACGAAATTGACGGTGTCATGAAACTCCTCAAAGCTGGCACACAGGTGATTACGACACGCTACTATTTTTCTTCCCTCGCCTACAACGCCAATAGTGCCGAAGAATACGAATTTATTTATCGTCTGAATCAAGATTTTCCCAATCCCGATATTGTGTTTTATTTTGATTTGCCCGTAGAAGTTGCTTTAGAGAGAGTCAATCGGCGATCGCACCAAGAAATTTACGAGACACAGACTAAACTCACCCAAGTCCGCAACAACTACGCACAAATTTTTGCCGAATATACAGGTCAATGGCTAAAGCTCGATGCCACCCAAGCACCAGAAAAAATTCACCAAAAAGTTATTAATGCTATTGCTCAGCTTCAATCTGGTCCGGACTAGGCGGTGCACCAAATTCTTCTAATGGCTGCAATTCCAACTCAAAACCATCCGGTGCAGGTAAAGTTTCTCCACTTTCTAGCGGCTCAAACTCAAAATCATTAGATGGCTGGAAAGTTGGGACACGAGGAATTGTGGGGTTCACGGGGGTAACACCGGGATTTTGATTTTCATCAAAAAAGCCATCAAGATTTTGCATGACCTGTTGAGAACCGGACATCGTCCCCAACGCAACCCTTGTACCGCCAATGGATTTTAGCCAATCTAAAACCTGCATCACCTCTTGATAGGAACGTTTTTCTGAGGCATTGAGAATCACCAAACCTTCGGGATTGCGCTCTAGGTAATCTTCGATAATTTGAGTGAACTGCGCTTGGGTTTGAATGAGCTGTTTTTCAACATAAATTTGACCAAAATCTGTCAAGCTCACGATCGCCATATTAGGCATCTGAACAGTGCCACTATTCGCCATAGGCAAATCAAGATTTATCGCCTGCTGCCGTGAAAGATTTACCGCCGCCAAAATAAAAAACGTTAAAACGCAAAAAATCACGTCAATTAACGGAATAATTTCAATGCGAAAATCCGGTGTAGATTCCTCTTGCCAAAGCTTAAATGGTCGCAAACCAAGGGTATTGAGCTTGGTATTAGACGGCGGAGTCGGGCGTTCATTACTCATGGTGCTCATCCTCTGAATCTACGGAGGCGATCGCCGCCGCACCTCCTTCCTCGACATTAGTCTCAACCGTTGCATTGACAAGCTCAGCTTCCGAGGTAACCGCAGGCTTAGGTAAACCATCAATAAAATTTTGACGGTAAAGCACCTCTAACTCACTGCCCGCTTGGCGAAACAACCGCACCTGATTACTAGATAGTGCTTGGAATAAACGATAAAACGCCAAACTAACAATGGCGACAATCAACCCCGATGCCGTCGAAATCAAAGATTCACCAATA from [Limnothrix rosea] IAM M-220 includes:
- a CDS encoding FAD-dependent oxidoreductase, which codes for MDYDLVIIGATRAGLNLAQKAIAEGQRVALIQQVSQPLQDIQLRALERVLLHNAITSWEQLQTEITAAIAPTDFYEPLAKLIEKGVDVVPERGKFHWRPNPVFVTEKREFQGNNYAIATGTVWQQTDDPRHLTFPDFLQPQTWKKLRPKILFQGITPALLALAYTLCKQGKQVQFLLGFQFFSAEDQQLTHRLQTFLEVEGIEIYRNPAASDIAKLLNRKDINIIDGDRRQGNITHLNLPPRCFRGKQPWLKVNHRLQAPASNIYGCGSVLGGYDLTEVAIAETSYLAQSITAKKAQLCPYHLVPYRLFEPYPFDHVGYQPKDLPSDGITLEKTFYLDYVDQHRFPFDVTIKLWLSKEEKILGATVLGDRSGKLIYHCRDLIQTQQTFKSWQNLLEYSGIAAEICW
- the tmk gene encoding dTMP kinase, translating into MDAKFIVFEGIDGSGSSTQAELLYQHFQALNIAAVLSPEPSNGMIGNLVREALRQRIRFTTDPVQFNRQMAYLFAGDRHDHLYNEIDGVMKLLKAGTQVITTRYYFSSLAYNANSAEEYEFIYRLNQDFPNPDIVFYFDLPVEVALERVNRRSHQEIYETQTKLTQVRNNYAQIFAEYTGQWLKLDATQAPEKIHQKVINAIAQLQSGPD
- a CDS encoding ExbD/TolR family protein, translating into MSNERPTPPSNTKLNTLGLRPFKLWQEESTPDFRIEIIPLIDVIFCVLTFFILAAVNLSRQQAINLDLPMANSGTVQMPNMAIVSLTDFGQIYVEKQLIQTQAQFTQIIEDYLERNPEGLVILNASEKRSYQEVMQVLDWLKSIGGTRVALGTMSGSQQVMQNLDGFFDENQNPGVTPVNPTIPRVPTFQPSNDFEFEPLESGETLPAPDGFELELQPLEEFGAPPSPDQIEAEQ